The Corallococcus caeni genomic sequence TGCGCAAGGCGTTCCTCGCCGCCGCGGACCGCTTCGCCCCCTTGCGCTTCCAGACCGCGGAGCTGAAGGAGAAGGCGGAAGGGATGCTGGCCGCGTACGCGCGGGCCTACGGCGCGCTGTCGGAGCCGGAGCAGAACGCGCTGTGGAAGAAGCGCCGGCAGGCCCAGCGGGAGAAGGCGCGCAGCAACACCGGCCGGCCCTCCACCGCGGAGCAGTTCCGCATCCGCACGGACCTGCTGGACGCCACCACCCAGTTCGACGAGGGCAAGCGGCGCCTGGAGGCGCGCAACTTCGCGGGCGCCTTCGAGTACTTCGAATACGCCTGCGACATCGACCCGCGGCCGCTGCACCAGGTCCACCGCGCCTGGGCGCGCTACCTGATGAAGCCGGAGGCGCACGGACGGCTCGTGCTCCAGGAGCTCCAGGAGCTGGTGCGCCAGGAGCCCGGCCTGGAGGAGGGCTGGGCCTTCCTGGGCGACGTGGCCCGCGGCGAGGGCCAGTGGGCGCTCGCGGAGGACGCCCTGCGCAAGGCCTTCAAGCTGAACCCCCAGCAGCGCCGCTACGTGGCGCTCATCCAGGAGATCGCCCGGCGGAGGTGAGGCCCCGCCGGGGGCGCACGGCCGGGACGGCTACAGCGCCTTCAGGGCGGCGCGGTCGGAGTCGGACAGCCCCTCGCCGTTCGTCAGGTGGGTGATGGCCAGCTGGATGGGCGTGACGGCCTGGCGCGTCAGCTGCTTGCCCTCCAGCAGCGTGTACAGCTCCTGGAAGCCCTCGTACCCGATGATGGGGCCCAGCGCGTACTCGTCGCCGACGCCGCTGGTCGCGCGGTCCTGGTTGGCGCAGTACAGGAACAGGGGCGTGAAGTAGCGCTCGCCCGGCGGCACCTCGATGGAGACCCGCTGCGCCAGCAGGCCGTTCTGGATGCTCCCGTCCTTGGAGACGATGATGAGGCCGGGCGGCAGCGTGACCGTGATGGGGCCGCCGGTGGTGTTGCGGAAGATGAGGCACAGGGTCACGGCGCCACCGCTGCCCTTGGCGTCGTCCCTGTCCTTGTCGTCGCAGTCCCGCGGGTCCTCGACGTAGAAGCTCTTCAGCGGCGTCTCCAGGGTGATGCCCGCCGGCAGCGTGAAGGGCGTGCCCTCCGGCTGCGCCTTGGACGTCCCCGTCCCCGGACCGGCGGACGCCGTGGTCGTGCCGCCGTCGGGACCGCCGCCGTCGCCGCCGTCGTCCTTGCAGGCCGCCAGCAACGCCACCGCCAGCACCACGCCCATTCGCTTCGCCACGTGCCAGTTCATCATTCGCCTCCATGCGCCTTTGCGGCGGATGGCCGTGCCAACCACGGGCGGCGCACAGCGTCAAGCACCCCGGAGCCAGGAGCTCCCGATAATGTCCGCAAGCACGGTGGCCAGGCCCGCGGTCCCGGCCACTTGGCGGATTCCCGCCAGGCCGTCTCCTGGCGTTAAGGTAGCGGCACAATGGGTCGGGAAGGCTCCCACCTTGGGGTATTTTCAGTACAGGGGCGAAGCATGAGGCGCGGCGGCGAATCAGGCCAGGTGGCGGTGGAGACGGCCATCGTCTTGCCCCTGTTCGTGTTCATGCTGCTGGGCATCCTCCAGCTGGGGCTGATGCACCAGGCCCGGCTCCTCACGAAGTACGCGGCCTACAAGGCCGTGCGCGCCGGCTCCATCCACAACGCGGACATCCCCACCATGGAGAAGGCCGCCCTGGCGGTGCTGCTGCCCATGGTGAGCACGGCCGCCAGCGGGGGCGCGGAGATCATCACGCCCATCACCAGCGGCAGCGACTTCAAGTCCAAGTTCGAGTCCGGCGACATCGGCAAGAACAAGATGAGCGACGCCTCCGGCCTGAAGTTCGCGGAGGTCACCATCTGCAACCCCCTGAAGGGGGACCTGGGCTCCGGCTCCCACTCCAACAAGGAGATGGACTTCGATGATCCGAAGGTCGCCTCCGGTGAAGGCGGCTGGGCGGACAGCCTGCGCACCAAGCTGAGCGTGCAGGTGACGTTCAACTACCGCCTGCCCATCCCGTTCGCGGACGTCGTCATCTACAACATCGCGCGCGGCCGCGACCTGCCGTACGTGCTGCGGCTGGGCAAGGACTCGGACCGGGACGAGTTCATCGTCAAGAAGATGTCCAAGTACGACTCCGCCGCGGACAACAAGCTCTACATCCTGCCCATCCGCGCCACGTACATCATGCGGATGCACTCCAACCTCTACCTCACCCAGAAGGAACTTCCGGAGGAGAACGAATGCATCTTCCCGTTCGAACCGTGAGGTCCGCCTCCCGGCCAAGGCGTCAGCGGGGCCAGGCCCTGGTGCTCGCGTGCCTGTCGTTCCTCTTGCTCGCGCTGATGACGACGCTGAGCTTCAACCTGAGCCACGCCCTGCGGGAGAAGATGAGCCTGCAGCAGCACAGCGACGCGCTCGCGTACTCCATGGGCGTCGTGGAGGCGAGAGCGTTCAACTACTACGCGGCCAGCAACCGGGCCATCGCGTCCACCTACGTGGGCATGACGTCCGCGCACGGCTACATGGCCGCGGCCAGCGCCACCGGCGACATGATGCGCGCCGGGCAGATGAGCTTCTTCATCATCGCCGCCCTGGAGGTGGCGCAGTGCCCGCCGTACAACTTCCAGCACTGCTTCGACGCGCTGGAAGCGGTGATGATCGCCATGGACTACAGCTCCAAGGCCAGCGAGTACGACCAGAAGGTCCAGGGCG encodes the following:
- a CDS encoding TadE/TadG family type IV pilus assembly protein; protein product: MRRGGESGQVAVETAIVLPLFVFMLLGILQLGLMHQARLLTKYAAYKAVRAGSIHNADIPTMEKAALAVLLPMVSTAASGGAEIITPITSGSDFKSKFESGDIGKNKMSDASGLKFAEVTICNPLKGDLGSGSHSNKEMDFDDPKVASGEGGWADSLRTKLSVQVTFNYRLPIPFADVVIYNIARGRDLPYVLRLGKDSDRDEFIVKKMSKYDSAADNKLYILPIRATYIMRMHSNLYLTQKELPEENECIFPFEP